The following are encoded in a window of Sphaerisporangium siamense genomic DNA:
- a CDS encoding hydrogenase maturation nickel metallochaperone HypA/HybF has translation MHEFGIAESILAAVEGRADGRRIRRARVQVGALLRVAEPSLNDAFSLVAEGTVAEGAQLDLVTIPVRLTCRACGDTATSVDPYAVCPHCGDTDVDVEGGDDLVLESIQLAEAAHVPGNSRGDRGDPQGSS, from the coding sequence GTGCACGAGTTCGGGATCGCCGAGTCGATCCTCGCCGCGGTCGAGGGCCGCGCGGACGGCCGGCGCATACGCCGGGCGCGCGTCCAGGTGGGCGCGCTGCTCCGCGTCGCCGAGCCCTCGCTCAACGACGCGTTCTCGCTGGTCGCCGAAGGGACGGTCGCCGAGGGCGCGCAGCTCGACCTGGTGACGATCCCGGTGCGGCTCACCTGCCGGGCCTGCGGCGACACCGCCACGTCGGTGGACCCGTACGCGGTCTGCCCCCACTGCGGGGACACCGACGTCGACGTCGAAGGGGGCGACGACCTCGTCCTCGAATCCATCCAGCTCGCGGAGGCGGCGCATGTGCCTGGGAATTCCCGGGGAGATCGTGGAGATCCTCAAGGATCGTCCTGA
- the hypE gene encoding hydrogenase expression/formation protein HypE has translation MSGEEQVLERIERVRRRKPRVREELVTLAHGAGGKATRTLIEAVFLEAFSNPLLAPLADGAVADGLAFTTDAYVVTPLFFPGGDIGDLAVNGTVNDLAMCGARPSYLSAAFVLEEGFPVEDLRRVTASMARAARDAGVPIVTGDTKVVQRGKADGCYITTAGVGTVDPAVRLRASAARPGDAVIVSGPIGEHGVTVMLARGELDIEADLTSDTAPLAGLVACLLDSCGQGQVRCLRDPTRGGVATVLNEIAGASEAAVVLDEDAVPVRPAVRGACELLGIDPLYVACEGRMIAVVDSGAAPAALDALRAHPLGAGAAVIGRIAQDPPGLVLLRTAFGGTRIVDVLVGDPLPRIC, from the coding sequence GTGAGCGGCGAGGAGCAGGTGCTGGAACGGATCGAGCGGGTACGCCGCCGCAAGCCCCGCGTGCGCGAGGAACTGGTCACGCTCGCGCACGGCGCCGGGGGGAAGGCCACGCGCACGCTCATCGAGGCCGTCTTCCTGGAGGCGTTCTCCAACCCGCTGCTGGCCCCGCTCGCCGACGGGGCGGTGGCCGACGGGCTGGCGTTCACCACCGACGCCTACGTGGTGACCCCGCTGTTCTTCCCCGGCGGCGACATCGGGGACCTGGCGGTCAACGGGACCGTCAACGACCTCGCCATGTGCGGCGCCCGCCCGTCGTACCTGTCGGCGGCGTTCGTCCTGGAGGAGGGCTTCCCCGTCGAGGACCTGCGCCGCGTCACCGCCTCGATGGCGCGGGCCGCGCGGGACGCCGGCGTGCCGATCGTCACCGGCGACACCAAGGTCGTGCAGCGCGGCAAGGCCGACGGCTGCTACATCACCACGGCCGGGGTCGGCACCGTCGACCCGGCGGTCCGGCTGCGGGCCTCCGCCGCGCGGCCCGGGGACGCCGTCATCGTGTCGGGACCGATCGGCGAGCACGGCGTCACGGTCATGCTCGCCCGGGGCGAGCTGGACATCGAGGCCGACCTCACCTCCGACACCGCCCCGCTGGCCGGCCTGGTCGCCTGCCTGCTCGACTCCTGTGGTCAAGGGCAGGTGCGCTGCCTGCGCGACCCCACGCGGGGCGGGGTGGCGACCGTGCTCAACGAGATCGCCGGAGCGTCCGAGGCCGCGGTCGTGCTCGACGAGGACGCCGTCCCGGTGCGGCCGGCGGTGCGCGGCGCCTGCGAGCTGCTCGGCATCGACCCGCTGTACGTCGCCTGCGAAGGACGCATGATCGCCGTCGTGGACTCCGGCGCCGCGCCCGCCGCGCTGGACGCGTTGCGCGCGCACCCGCTCGGCGCGGGCGCGGCCGTGATCGGGCGGATCGCGCAGGACCCGCCCGGCCTCGTGCTGCTCAGGACCGCCTTCGGGGGGACGCGGATCGTCGACGTGCTCGTGGGCGATCCTCTGCCGCGTATCTGCTGA
- the hypD gene encoding hydrogenase formation protein HypD, which produces MRFVDEYRDAGKARALAARIAALCEPGRPYKFMEVCGGHTHTIYKHGLEDHLPATVTLVHGPGCPVCVIPMGRVDDAVHIAEQSGVIMATFGDMMRVPGGRGTFLEATARGADIRMVYSPLDALKIARENPDRRVVFLAIGFETTAPSTAMTVLRARAEGVTNFSVFCNHVMIIPAINAILDSPDLRLDGFIGPGHVSAVIGCLPYRFIARDHGKPLVVAGFEPLDVLQAVYQNLVQLAEGRAEVENQYARVVPWEGNLKALAVIDEVMEVRPTFEWRGLGFISESALRMRDRYAEFDAEQVFGVPGVRVADPQACQCGEVLKGVLKPWECKVFGTACTPETPIGTCMVSSEGACAAYYNFGRFSRDRVREATLTGTAGDGERP; this is translated from the coding sequence GTGCGCTTCGTCGACGAGTACCGCGACGCCGGCAAGGCCAGGGCCCTGGCCGCGCGGATCGCCGCGCTGTGCGAGCCCGGCCGCCCGTACAAGTTCATGGAGGTCTGCGGCGGCCACACCCACACCATCTACAAGCACGGCCTGGAGGACCACCTGCCCGCCACGGTCACGCTCGTCCACGGGCCCGGGTGCCCGGTGTGCGTGATCCCGATGGGCCGGGTGGACGACGCCGTCCACATCGCCGAGCAGTCCGGCGTCATCATGGCCACCTTCGGCGACATGATGCGCGTCCCCGGCGGGCGCGGCACCTTCCTGGAGGCCACGGCCCGCGGCGCGGACATCCGCATGGTGTACTCGCCGCTCGACGCGCTGAAGATCGCCCGCGAGAATCCGGACCGGCGGGTGGTGTTCCTCGCGATCGGCTTCGAGACCACGGCCCCGTCCACGGCCATGACGGTGCTGCGCGCGCGGGCCGAGGGCGTCACCAACTTCTCGGTGTTCTGCAACCACGTGATGATCATCCCGGCCATCAACGCCATCCTGGACTCGCCCGACCTGCGGCTGGACGGGTTCATCGGCCCCGGTCACGTCTCGGCGGTGATCGGCTGCCTGCCGTACCGCTTCATCGCCCGCGACCACGGCAAGCCGCTGGTCGTCGCGGGCTTCGAGCCCCTGGACGTGCTGCAGGCGGTGTACCAGAACCTGGTCCAGCTCGCCGAGGGGCGCGCGGAGGTCGAGAACCAGTACGCCCGGGTCGTGCCGTGGGAGGGCAACCTCAAGGCGCTGGCCGTGATCGACGAGGTCATGGAGGTGCGCCCGACCTTCGAGTGGCGCGGGCTCGGCTTCATCTCGGAGTCGGCGCTGCGGATGCGCGACCGGTACGCCGAGTTCGACGCCGAGCAGGTGTTCGGCGTTCCCGGCGTGCGCGTGGCCGACCCGCAGGCGTGCCAGTGCGGCGAGGTGCTGAAGGGCGTGCTCAAGCCCTGGGAGTGCAAGGTCTTCGGCACGGCCTGCACCCCCGAGACCCCGATCGGCACGTGCATGGTGTCGTCGGAGGGGGCCTGCGCGGCCTACTACAACTTCGGCCGGTTCTCGCGCGACCGGGTGCGCGAGGCGACGCTGACCGGGACGGCGGGGGACGGGGAGCGGCCGTGA
- a CDS encoding HypC/HybG/HupF family hydrogenase formation chaperone, giving the protein MEILKDRPDLAQVDVSGVRRAINIGLLEGEPLAPGDWILIHVGFALSKIDEAEAKSAMDFLTGIGQAYEDEMAALRDSMIEEG; this is encoded by the coding sequence GTGGAGATCCTCAAGGATCGTCCTGACCTGGCGCAGGTCGACGTGAGCGGGGTGCGGCGCGCCATCAACATCGGCCTGCTGGAGGGGGAGCCGCTCGCACCGGGCGACTGGATCCTCATCCACGTCGGCTTCGCGCTGTCGAAGATCGACGAGGCGGAGGCCAAGTCGGCGATGGACTTCCTCACCGGCATCGGCCAGGCGTACGAGGACGAGATGGCGGCGCTGCGCGACTCGATGATCGAAGAGGGGTGA